The Apium graveolens cultivar Ventura chromosome 6, ASM990537v1, whole genome shotgun sequence genome contains a region encoding:
- the LOC141665025 gene encoding uncharacterized protein LOC141665025, with amino-acid sequence MDFIKGLPLSNGKNTILVVVDRLSKSSHFMTLAHPYPAKMVAEKFVEGVVKLHGMPRLPQSILCYQTGTSLVDEVDKTLASLNDLLKQLKANLHATTNRMKASHKLSSRFYGPYMVGAKIGAVAYKLRLSTGSRVHPVFYVTLLKKRTGDADVNNNELPLITDDGEFVMEPEAILDTRWMKKGSFLKKNNLSNGKSYLAEDATWENAKN; translated from the exons ATGGATTTTATAAAAGGACTTCCCCTTTCGAATGGAAAGAACACAATCCTGGTGGTTGTTGATCGGCTAAGCAAATCATCACATTTTATGACCTTAGCTCACCCCTACCCAGCGAAGATGGTTGCTGAGAAGTTCGTTGAAGGCGTGGTCAAACTTCATGGCATGCCTAG GTTGCCCCAATCTATTCTTTGTTATCAAACTGGAACCTCTTTAGTTGATGAAGTCGACAAGACATTGGCCTCTCTTAATGACTTGTTAAAACAACTCAAAGCAAACTTACATGCAACAACCAACCGCATGAA GGCCTCACATAAGCTGTCAAGTCGATTTTATGGACCGTATATGGTTGGAGCCAAAATTGGGGCAGTTGCGTATAAGCTCAGACTTTCAACTGGATCGAGAGTCCATCCTGTCTTTTATGTAACGTTACTTAAGAAAAGGACTGGGGATGCTGATGTGAACAATAACGAATTACCTCTTATCACAGATGATGGAGAATTTGTCATGGAACCTGAAGCAATTCTGGATACGAGATGGATGAAGAAAGGGTCCTTTTTGAAGAAGAACAACTTGTCAAATGGAAAAAGTTACCTAGCTGAAGACGCAACTTGGGAAAATGCAAAGAACTAA